In a genomic window of Glycine max cultivar Williams 82 chromosome 13, Glycine_max_v4.0, whole genome shotgun sequence:
- the LOC106795634 gene encoding putative disease resistance RPP13-like protein 1, producing MPSYLKHYFAYSSLFPKDFGFAGAQISSLWAGLGLLRSPVGSRQVEHIAAQYIDELHTRSFLEDFEDFGHIYYFKLHDLALYVAKEDLLVVNLRTCNIPEQARHLSVVENDSLNHALFPRSRSVRTILFPIDGMGVGSEALLDAWITRYIYLRLLELGDSSFETLPNSIAKLELLRSQT from the coding sequence ATGCCATCCTATTTGAAGCACTATTTTGCTTACTCTTCCCTTTTCCCTAAAGATTTTGGCTTTgctggtgctcaaatttcaagTCTTTGGGCGGGACTTGGATTGCTTCGATCTCCAGTTGGAAGTCGACAGGTAGAGCATATTGCAGCACAATATATAGATGAGTTGCACACGAGATCATTTCTGGAGGATTTTGAGGATTTTGGCCACATTTACTATTTCAAACTACATGATCTTGCTCTGTATGTTGCAAAAGAGGATCTTCTAGTGGTAAACTTGCGTACTTGCAATATACCTGAGCAAGCAAGGCATTTATCAGTTGTTGAAAATGATTCACTTAACCATGCTTTGTTCCCCAGGTCCAGAAGTGTGAGAACTATACTATTTCCCATTGATGGAATGGGTGTCGGCAGTGAAGCTCTCTTGGATGCATGGATAACAAGATACATATACTTACGGCTTTTAGAGTTAGGTGATTCCTCTTTTGAGACTCTACCTAATTCAATTGCTAAATTGGAACTTTTGCGCTCTCAAACTTGA